A portion of the Intestinibacillus sp. Marseille-P6563 genome contains these proteins:
- a CDS encoding ANTAR domain-containing response regulator gives MEPVLIAAPAEKGYVSLSKALTGFLGKLSCVWAPSGAQARRCIAENDWGLVIVSAPLPDEAGADLAQYACAQTGAGVLLLVKEDIAETLPGAVADAGVLVLTKPLERTGFLGAARLALATHHRIDALERENRKLRTRLDDLRLISRAKCVLIECCGMTEPEAHAYIEKRAMDTRQTRRDVARELLESTPP, from the coding sequence ATGGAGCCTGTACTCATTGCTGCCCCAGCCGAAAAAGGCTATGTATCCTTATCCAAAGCCTTGACCGGATTTCTGGGCAAGCTGTCCTGTGTTTGGGCGCCCAGCGGCGCTCAGGCACGCCGCTGTATCGCGGAAAATGACTGGGGGCTTGTGATTGTCAGCGCGCCGCTGCCCGATGAAGCGGGCGCGGATTTGGCGCAATATGCGTGTGCGCAAACCGGTGCAGGGGTGCTGCTGTTGGTCAAGGAGGACATTGCCGAAACCTTGCCCGGCGCGGTGGCCGACGCCGGTGTGCTCGTTCTGACCAAGCCGCTGGAGCGGACCGGCTTTTTGGGGGCGGCACGCCTGGCGCTGGCCACCCACCACCGCATCGATGCGCTCGAACGCGAAAACCGCAAACTGCGCACCCGGCTGGACGATCTGCGGCTGATCAGCCGCGCCAAATGTGTGCTGATCGAATGCTGCGGCATGACCGAACCCGAGGCGCACGCCTATATCGAAAAGCGCGCCATGGACACCCGCCAGACCCGGCGGGACGTGGCACGCGAACTTCTGGAATCCACTCCCCCCTAA